ggtTTGGTGGAGACcagtttttgcatgtttaacaATAGGCAGAAACTCATAGTATGACATTTGAGCTTTTAAGGAAGACCACTGAAAGAAACTCTCTAAAGggaaagacactgaaaatggTGGACCAGCTTCTAGCTTGAAAAAGACTTTAGGCTAAACTAAATAGCGGTTTGGAAATTCAGACTTCAGTTGTACTTCATTTTATAGCTTGGCCAAAGAtaaggggaaaacaaaacaaaaaaacagaagtccCTTACTGGTACaaatttgttttggtcttaaaaaaagatgaaggatTCTGAGAATATTCGATTATAAATAGGCTCTTTGCTCTCACCCACAATCACAGACACACTCCTTGTTCTTTAGCCTCAGATGTACTCTGTACTATCTCAAGAGAAAGTTCCAGACAGCTCCAAAACCAACTCCATAAGTTCAATCAGTTCTTCCAGCCTCAGTTGAAATGATGTGTAGCACTCACAGATGTGTAAgatgtgttttgtcatttgtactCTCACCTTTGATCtatacagaaataaacaatttacaataaaaacctCTTACATGCTATCTACAGCGCCTCCAGTTTCACAGTATTGAGCCAGCTGCCTCACGCCACAGAGGCCAAGTGATGCAGCTCGGCTAAAGAGACTTTTGCCAGACGTTagagagaagaacaaaacaaaacaaacaaaaaaaaccccaaaaactaGTATCCAAAAgcattttacatgttaaaaacGAGGTCTCAAACTGTACAAGGCTTGTTTGTTCTGCATCTTGCCAAAGACAGCATTATAGATTCAATTACTTTCAATGTCAAGCAggtgttttgagtgtttttgggGATGCAGATTAAATACTAAAGAAAgaagggtttaaaaaaaaaaaaaaaaagacgataaTGAAAAAGTGCCCACTAAAGTCACCTGTGCTATGTTACGAACACAATGTAAACAATTGCTTTTAACCAAACTGAATGTGAGGAGTAAAATAAGGAAATGGGTTTTAATAACTTAAGTGATATGTGTTGCATTTTGAAATTACAAGTCCATGATTTTGAAATCTACTACTTCTACCCTCTCAGTATATGGAGGAAGACTTTGTAGTCAGTCACAagaaagcattttaaaaaagaaaaacaaaaagggattAAAAGGAGGTAAAGACACTAAGGAGAAGGGTGCTTCATTTTACATTGTATGTTGACATTCCTTCACTccctgtacagtatatatgctCTGTTTTAGAGTGAAACCTGTAGTGCTTGGCTAGGTTCCCAAATAAGAGAGATCACACTTTACACTTGAAATTGGATGACTACTGAGGGGCCATATCCTTCTGATAAAAAAGAGACATCAACAACCACGATAGGGAGCAAAATGAAGAGAATCCAAAGACCTTACCACAAGTCTGTTGCACAGTCAGCATCAGGTCACTTGAGCGATTGTGACACAACATAACAGTGCTCATGCAAGACAAGTCACTTCTCACAATTCTGTTCATTCAGATACAGACAACATTTCCTATCCTTATAAACAGGGGAGGGACTACACTAATGGGCACAttcattcacagaaaaataacaaaaaaaaaaatggaggagacATTAAAAAGACCACCAAAAGCCTTCAGCTTAAGCACTACGTATACACTTTTacattacaacagtaaaaagtAGTTCTTGCATTCAATAAACACCACGCTAAGGGCGCATTAAGGAAAGAGAATGAAAGGAGCAAGGGGACATTTCATGCAGTTGTcagtaataagaaaaaaaagaaaaaaaaaagaagaggggttcaaaattacatttacatgtacaaaGTGTTTCAGACAATTCACCCAACACTTGTCATCAAGTCTGTGCCACAGTTCTGGCACAAAGGGGTTGGCAAGGCAAACCATGTtattgagacaaaaaaaagaagagaagaagagaagagaagaaaagaaaagaagagaaatgacaCAAGTAAGAGCGCAAGTGGTGGCGAAAGCTCCTGGGGGTGTCAGAGTTACGCTTTTAGTTATCTGATACCCGAAACGGAGCTCTGATTGATGCTGTAGGTAGGTGAGAGGTCTCCACCTATCGTGGTCACCAAAGGTGTTCCGTTACTGGTCAGGCAACTCTCCTGGAGAGCCTCAAAGTAGGTGGCCTGCACAGGCTTGTGACACTGCAACACTTGTATGGCATCGTCTATTTTAAACcattccctttttctccctgttgACAGAACAACACACCATTGTGGAGCAAGTTAAGACGTGAGAGACAAcatgagggaagaaaaaaaaaaaaaaaaaaaaaaaaaagcagtgcgAATAAtagattttgaaaaattatcAGTGCTATACACAGAATTGAAACGAAAATCACAAGGGCAGGAACAAAGCTGGTGCTATAATCTCCCCCAACAAACATTCAATAAAATCCCTGAAATGTAATATCACTTCGGCCtaggaaaggaaataaaactaCTGACAGCATGTGATTGCCTGAGAACTTTGTCCATATGATCCCATCTTGACAAGTAAACAAATGCAGTGCTTTACCAATGTTGACCGAGTCCTCCCAGTCCTCCAGCACCTCTGTTACAATAAGAACATAGACGTAGGttctgtgtttcctctcttggttctgtgggaaaaaaattttatattttcacttcTAGTTCACAAACATTCTGCACAGGAagttaacatttgaagaaaaaaacaaaaacaaaaacaaaaagtctaCAGCAAACAGCTCACCTCAAATACTCCGATTAAGCGGCCTAAAGTCCCCTTCACACCGgcctgtgaaataaaaaaagataagcaAATGGTAAAAATGGTAAGAAGATTTATGCttctaaatattaaatattgggATTTAATCCAAAATAATCATATGACCCACAGAATATTATTGCAATCTGATAGCCCAGTTGAGATGGTGTCAGAGTTGTCGATTGAACTTTATTCAAAAAGGTATTTCTTaaggctgtaatttgtgttgCTATGGGTTACATTACatcataaaattgtttttatccCCTGCAATTCATTCCATCCTATTCCTGGGCATCTGCTGAATCCTCAAAATAACAGTCATATGCTGCATTTACTGATTCTTTCTTCATTCTTGTCTCATTTTAGGGCAATGAGGTCTAATTTAGCCAAAAGCAAGATGATATTTGTTTGAAAATCTAAATGCAgacatttacattcacaaagTTACCtgaaaaacaggttttaaattTTCATGACCAATCACAACTCAAACTACAGGTATAATTACAGTATCgtgcccatcacaattttccaGAGGCCATGGTAACATCTTGAAACTTTTAGATGTTCTATATAATTGTATATTAAATAACGAAAAGAAGTAAATCCTTGCATTTGacaagctgaaaccagcaaatgttggTAGggaacaattaactgattatcaacaTAGATGCAGAAGCATTTTATGTCAATTAACCAGTCAATTACATCCTTGCAGTTCTAAATTATACAGCTgcaaaacacatgtaaacacagctgtTAGGATATCACTTACTGTCACATACTGATGACTTCTCTACAAGATGCTTTGAGTATCAAGAAAGATCACATAAAAAggtcagaaacaaaaaacagaatatgcCCTTTGCTGTCAGTTGCCATTATGCTTTCCATGATCATAAAGCCTAAGCCACACAATCCAAATGTCACAACGATTTTTTTCAGAGAGGACACCTTGAAGACTTCTCACTGCCTGTTACCTTTAAACATAtcttaataacaaaaataatctccACGGTAGATATTAACTCCCAGAGGTGAATAGTAGATCAGATTTAGATACAGAGCCAGGCCACTTGCTGACATCTTTGCAGCTTCTTCTTCAGGTTCCAGTTTCAGTCTATAAATAACTGTTGACTCCACACACACTGTACCATGGACGCAGTGTTGTAATCTTTAGGCCTTCAGCTAGATCATATGGAAAAGAACATGCCCACCCCTAGAAACCCCAAAGACGTGCCAGGGATTAAGTAATAGGCCAAAAGTCaacctgtatgtttttttgaGATAGCAAATGTCTCCCAGCTCAGGCATTGGTGTAACTGAAGACCACTGAGCATCATCTTCTTGGAAGAGGATGTGCAACATTGGGGCTGCATT
This genomic interval from Xiphias gladius isolate SHS-SW01 ecotype Sanya breed wild chromosome 21, ASM1685928v1, whole genome shotgun sequence contains the following:
- the nudt3b gene encoding diphosphoinositol polyphosphate phosphohydrolase 1; the encoded protein is MMKLKSNQTRTYDGDGYKKRAACLCFRSETEEEVLLVSSSRHPDKWIVPGGGMEPEEEPNVAAAREVCEEAGVKGTLGRLIGVFENQERKHRTYVYVLIVTEVLEDWEDSVNIGRKREWFKIDDAIQVLQCHKPVQATYFEALQESCLTSNGTPLVTTIGGDLSPTYSINQSSVSGIR